aagatCACAGGTTCGCAAGTCAGTTCTTTATGCACATTTCCGTTTGGTTGACCTTCCCCCGCCCCTTCATTCTTCCATCTCCATCATTCTACCACTGATTGAATCTTTCTTCCTCCACTACTCCAGTCATGATTTCTATTTTATCTATATTCCGCAAGCCCCATCCCTAAATATATACCCTCCAGACCATTATAGTTTACTATATTTCACAAGTTAAACACACAAAGCAAAGAGTTGAAGCCAGAGAATACCTATGAGAAAAGATGTGCCACATTTGTGTTTTTTGGCCTGGTGACCTCATCCAGTCTTTTGAGAGTtattctcttgtgtttctttaatttttttcccttacaaAGCTCTGATACATTTTGCTTCCCTAGCTGCATCATCTACATATTTCTTTCTTAATCCATTGTGCTCTGCTCAAGGGAACACCCTGGATTTATTTTCGTtgctgatttctcagtggttaaTTAGAATTCTCTTAATTGTCCCATTCTGGTGGAAGCTCAAACGTGGAATTAGGTGATTATCCTGATTATCTGAGACTCACAGGAATTCATCTGGCTAGATGATGCTTTCATTCTTTAATTGCTTTAAATAGAAGCATCATCCAAAGTATTAAAAAGGTTCTTTTAATCTATAGTAAGATTAATATGTAATTTGAatgattaaaaatggaaaaagaaatggaagtatTAAAAAATTCGTAATTTTATCCCCaactaatttctttttaaatcttgttAATGTATCTCTAGATCATCTTTATGTAAATTATCTTAAGCTTGCATATATTTTGGGGAATAGAATCAGAGATTGAAAGTTATCTCCTATATATTAAAAACTACAAACACATTGAAATGAAGTTTGATTAGTTCACCTCTCTCTGATCACCACATGTGGTTTTCCAATAAGCAGGGGAGTATATGAAAGAGGGAAAAGATCTTCCCTCATCAGAACCACTGAAGACCTCAACAGGGTACCAAGGCCTTGACATTCAGAAGTCTGCCACTTCCCTGAGTCTCTGGCACCCTGCGGAGGCAGTAAGCTTATTTCCAGGAAAGTGCTCCCAATGTAAGAATTCTTGTTTCACCACAGTCACATTAGTAACAGTATTGCTTACTGTAGAGTGCTTCTCTGTTTTCAACCTGCTTATGCTGACATTCTGACAATCAATGCTTTCTGTCGTGATGAACATTCACCAAGTACAGTGATGCCGTTACCTGAAGTCATCACCAAGAATCTGGCTACCATTATTGAAAAATAATGTGAAGACTAAGTATTTGTAAGCCCCAAAAGTAAAGggtgatttaaaatatttttggaaacaaTGTTTTGTGCTGGGAATTATGATGGAGGTAAAAAGATCAGGACATtcaggacctttttttttttttttttttaagttacggAGTTGTTTTGTAAGCTCTGTATTTTCATCTTAGTTAAGCCGTACAGGAAGTAATTTCTAAGATATAAAGACTAAAGTTAAgtgaaagaaaggaataaaaattcAGACAGACCCGACGGCGCGTGTGCGCTGCGAGGTCGGCCAGCCCGGCCAGGCCGGGGCCGGTGAATTTCTGTGCCTCATCTTTCCGGGACACCGCGGGACACCTGGCAGGCGGCTGGCACCATGACGATCTGGACTTCGGAGCACATCTTTGACCACCCATGGGAAATGGTTACCACAGCTGCAATGCAGAAATATCCAAAACCCATGAACCCAAGCGTAGTTGGTGTTGACGTGTTGGACAGACATGTCGATCCCTCTGGAAAGCTGTACAGCCATAGACTCCTCAGTACGAGTGGGGCCTGCCTTCCTTTGTGAAGTCCCTTATTGGTTCTGCAAGAACAAAAACGTACGTGCAAGAGCATTCTGTAGTTGACCCTGTAAGAAAGACAATGGAGCTCAAGTCCACTAACATCTCATTTACAAATATGGTCTCTGTAGACAAGAGGCTCACATACAGGCCGCACCCCCAGGACCCAGAGAAAACTGTCCTGACCCAGGAAGCCATCATCACCGTGAAAGGGGTCAGCCTCAGCAGCTACCTTGAAGGACTCATGGCAAGCACTATATCTTCCAATGCTAACAAAGGCCAAGAAGCAATGGAATGGGTGATACACAAACTGAACGCCGAAATTGAAGAATTGACAGCATCAGCAAGAGGAAGCATAAGGACACCAATGGCGGCCGCAGCAGCGTTGGTAGAAAAATGACAATGGAAATTGGTGTGCACCTACAGGGCCCCCAGGACTCTTCAGGCTGACatcatatttatttgttatttaaaagataCCGCTATTTTAGGtagatctcttttctttctttctttctttctttctttctttctttctttctttctttctttctttcttttctttctttcttttttaatgagctGGGGTAAGGCTGTGACTTTTGATCAAAAGATGGAGAGCTTCTAAATCAAAGTGATCGTCTGTGGTGGAAGGGCTTGAGGGAACTGACTGGAGGAGAGTCTTGTGTCCATGTGAACAGTTaatgggtttgtttgttgttgtttaagtacTTAGAAGAAATCCATGTTGATCGAGTCTCCTTACGGAGAATCTTAGAGCCTTTTAGGTACTGGAAAACTACCTGGCTGTGGACCAACCAGAACACAGTCCAGCTGCCCTGGCATCATGCAGTGAACTAGAACCACCTGCACGAGGAATtccctttaaaaagagaaattatataatttcaaATGACATTAATTTGTATAAAGTAACTTGCCCTGTTGGAAACCAGTGTTTGGATTTggatttaaatgatatttttggaGTGAAAATTATCACTAAGGTAATCTCTGACTCCagcaaaaatagtattttattgtattaacGGGTACTGTATTGATTTCCCGAAGTTTTGTGACTTAGTAAAGGCATTCCCTTCTTGAATTTGTACTTTGTGATTTGCATGCTGTACTGTGGGCTACTTATGTTAACTGAGAAAATAAAGTCATTACCTGAGTGTCGCATCATTCTTAAACAGAAccctgagggagaaataaaattcAGAAGGAAATGTAGAAAAATAGTAGTGATAAAACATTTATCAGACCTGAAACATAAACTGAAACTTGCTTATGCATTGGATCTTTTGATGCCCACCTACCTGTTCCATTCACAGATGAATTATAGAACGTCCATTTGTctgatgggaaaactgaggctcaaCAAGATAAACTAAATCATAAAATTTGGATAGATTATATTCAGGGAGGTTTGAAGATTtaattaaatggtttttttttcaaaatttcttttttgtttataatGTATTTGTTACTAGttataaagttaaaatataatataatatatgccAGTGTCCCAATTTCAAAACTTATCCTCATTCCTCAGTAAGCCTAGTAACATCTAGGGATCTGATTGAAATACAATATCAAATAATTCTTTCAGATAAAAATTTTATGCATATTCCAAATATAAGAAAGTTCATTGAAAGGGTCAAAACAATATTGTACTTTGAATAGAAgtgtttatattcattttatccAGGAAAAACTATAAGTTGATCATGGTTTGACCCTGAAATTTGCATGTAAATTGAAAACTACGTACTATTATGCTGAAGTGATCTCACTACAAAAATAATATACAAACCAGACTAATTAAAAGGTTTGAATCAGATAGCTCAGAGTTTGAAAAGCCTTTTTCTTCATGAAAGCCCAGTAGTGGCATAAAAGTCTGAGGGATCCTAGAATCATACATTTTTGGAAAGGCCGTCAATTTGCTTGAATAtgagattgtttttattttattacatgttgTTGATTATTAATATAGTCCTTTTCCACTTTTCAAGCAAGACTAACATGGAGGTGGACAGTTTCGTGTTGTAGCTGTTAGAACATTTTCACTTCATTAATCTGAATATAATTATTGATAAAATCTCCTCAAGAACTGGCcgttcaaaaataaaataactggataaaaacaaaaagatatcaTATTAATGGATTTGCCAGTCACAGCACATAGCAAAAATGAATAAAGCAGAAAACAGGATGCCTTCAAATGATTCTATGACTGGCCGAGTCATAGCCCCTAGAGGAGAACTTAGTGCAgtcattttgctaaatggacatggtaATAAACTGCCTCTAAGTTATTATCTTTAGATTGTGATTAGTCCATCTCTCAGCCCACATCAGAGAAGCTATTCTTTGCAGTGCCCAGCTATTAATATAAAGACTCACAAATAATTCACTGGGATTGGAAACCCATTATCAATTATTCTCTCCATTTGACCAGCTGTAGATTAAATGACACATCTACATGACAAACTCTACACGTaagtctcagggaacatcatgcAAGAAGGGGAAGAAAGTTTGCAGGTGCCAGAGGACCATGGTGATGGTTGTGAGATAGTATCTGCTATTTATTACAAGGAGCTGCATCCATGGAAATGACCTCATCAAGACCTGCACAATGCCAACAGGAGTTGGCATGGCAATATGGATGAGAGAAATCTCACAAAGCTCTACCGAGGTGAAGAGCTATAGGCAGTGAATGGCTGCCAAGAGAAGGAGAATGAATCTTCTGGAGTAGCTCCAGATAGGTTATCTAATAGCAAATGGTTAGGCCTAAAatatgaacaacactaaatgaactctgTCAGGCTATTATATTAGTCAGATAACTACCATGTCTTGTTTTATTTAGATGCCATGTGCcagatcattttaaattttattctgagcaataaTGATCTTCCATTTCTGTTATTATCAACTGTAGGATATGTAAGAATATCTTTTATTTCATACATTTGTCACCCAAATCAATAGCTTTTTTTATCATATTGGTTGAAAAAAATAAGCCTTATTAAATGATTCAGTGCACttgttgtattttaaataattaaaggaACAGTTATTTACAGTTAAAAGTCAAAAACGCATTTACCCCATGGAGTAATTATATAGATTCATATCCTAtggcatagaaaaaaaaagaatcccaatgGCATAGACTTGCATACTAAAGGGTGTTCATATTCTGTTCTGGGTTCACTATAAATTCTCACTAGAGTTAATTAGGTAATGTAACAAGGTTTCTAGAGTTAACATGACCTCTGAGCACATAGTTGAATTGTTGTTCCCTTCCTTCTTCATCTTTGCACCGTCTTATTTCATCAGTAGTTATTTGTGGAAATTGTACAGGGGTTGGCTAttgcagcagaaagatggctcaaaggGAATAGGAATGCACTAAAATGGAGTCTACAAAGTTTTGTCTTTTCACTCACAGAAATCCAACCTAAAATTAAGTAAATCAACCCAGCCTCAGGCATACCAGCCTATAATCATCTACGTCAGTggtttttcaacctgtgggttgcaacccctttcggggtggaatgaccctttcacaggagtcacatatcatATGTTCTATATATCagacattactattcataacagtggcaaaattactgttataaagtggcaacaaaataattttatggttgggggggcaccacaacatgagaaactgtattaaagggcctcagcattaggaaggttgagaactattggTCTATGCAATAAAGACATTTCTAGGTTTGGTTATGTTGTTGAtggccatttaaaaaataattttaaaacttaaagcTACTATTAAGCTGTGAAATGTCATTTGTCTATGTATCTATaacaatggaattttaaaaatataaatactttgATGATTCTATAAATATCTATTAACTCCTCTTTAATGTAAGCAGTATGAGTTCAGTTATTATAACCTGTACTTATTAGTTACCAATTATATATTAAAGGATGTGTTAGGCCCAGTAGACTATAACGAGCTTAGAGTGTAGAGAAGGAACTATGAACATTGCTTAGAGAAGTGGAAATAATTCAAATACAGGAATCAAACTGGTCTTACATGAGATGAAATCAAGGGTGTCAGACCTAGGAGAAAGATGACCCAGACAAGTGAACAAGAAACAAGTTGTTTCTTTGAATTTGTGCTTGAGCAACAAACTattcaggacccacatgggaaaAATCACACTAGGAGAGGAGATAGCATGTGAAAAGGAATGGGGACATAAAAGTATGTGAAACCTTCAGGTAGAGGGCACAATTTAATTGCAGAGCTTAGGAGAAAGGTTCTATGAAATGAAACTGATCCCACAACAACAACAGATATTTGACACATAAAACAGATGTTTAGTCTATTTAAATGAAAACGATCAGCCTTTAAAAGGCTGAAAGATACACCCTACCCCTTCCCTCTGAACTATTGGTTATTGATAGTTCTAGGAGAAAAGGAGCCACTGTTCCTAGTTGTGTACCCACTGCTGAGTCCACTAGGCTCCTATGGATAGTTTCAAACCTATTCTTGTGCAGACTGCCCTGGTTAATAGCAGCAGGTCACAAACAGGTATAAAAGAATTGGTATaggcagggtgggagggaggtgggTAGTGACAGCGGTCTGTATGTGCTGACTACATGTGCAGAACTGCTTTGAACCTAATTTATTTCCTGAAAATACATGTGTTGTATGATGGGATGAATAACTGGAGGTATAAGGAAAGATAGGAGGTTGTCCAGAAGTCAACACTGGGCAGTTACCAAAAGTCACTCCCTTTACAATGGTAAATCTATGTAGCAACCAATCATCTTCAACTGGAATGACAATATTGAGTCaatgctgtttttgtttctgttttccatagTTGGAGAAACCACTGAGATTTGCTCAGAAGTCACAGACTTCTTGTGCCAGGACAAGAAATGCATTGCATCCCACCTTGTTTGTGACTACAAGCCTGATTGCTCTGACGGGTCTGATGAAGCTCATTGCGGTGAGTGCATCTGCCTGCCACTGCGTGGTCTGGTCAGCTCAGTTTTTCTCTAGTGGCATGGATGGATCAGAACAAATGTTCTTTTGGGGAATTAGAGGGATGGCTCATAAATCATTTCCCttaagtgtgaagacctgagtttgaatccttagAATTCACATAAAACTTGGCCATTGACCATTGTAGTATGTATATGTCTCTACTCTTAGTGCTCATAAGGGAAGATGGGAGCAAAGACAGAAGAATTTTCAGAAACAGGTATGCTAGTCAGCCAGAAATACATAGGGGAAAAGAGCAAGGCACCCTGTTTCGAATGTGTAAAATGAAATCCATGGACACCCGAGCTTACCTTTTGACCTTTCACACTGGTCCAATGGAACATGCACAATATATTCACACATGGGAATAGGTCCACCTCTCATCAATATGCACACAAAGATTAGTAATACTAACACAAATAATATTATTCTTTTCATTCATAAAACTAAATTTAGATTGTCAAATACCACCCCAACTTCTCTATAAGAATATCCAAACAGCAGCCTTGTCAACCCTTTTACTTCTGTAcaggaaactccatggaatcacATTACAAAAAGTCACCATCATATGTTTGTGCAGAACTATAGGATAGGTCAGAACTACAAGACAATAAACAAGCTATATCCATTGCACATTTGCTTTTATCAACTACATTTCTTTCAGAATTCTTCTCTCAAAAATGGTTTATTTATAGATCAgatagaaaaaagtaaaaagtaaatataatttttatcaaTTATATTGCATTAGCACTAAAAGTTtcccttcattttttaaattaaagtttaagtgttaaaaaaaagttcttagcTTGAAAGTATCAAACATTAAATTCAGTTTTATCTGTGCATATTACTGCTAAACTCCTATACCAAATCCTACTGCAAAATAGCCCAACTTGATCTTCTGCTTGTTATTCTGATGCCTTTACTTTTTGGAGTTCTAAAATGTCAGGCCTGTGCATCTATGCCTGCCTCCAAATAGAATCTTTTCATTGTTGTCTGTTTCACATTTATTAGTTAAAATCAGGGCCTTGTACATAATAGGTAGATATTCTACCAGTGAATTGTACAGCTCATCAACATGGAGTCTTGATACTACACAGGGTGTCTATTTTGATTATAGTTTGCCATAAATAAGCTACCCCAAAAGCTAGTGGTCCTgacaactgtagctagagttttttccagtcctgctcaggcccacagccgctcagacccaagtagaCACACAgtgacttatattacttataaactgtatggccatggcaggctccttgctatctagtacttatatcttaaattaacttatttctattaattataagttgccacatggcttgtggcttactggtactttatatcttgcttctcatggtggcggctggcagcatctcctcactcagccttccactttcaagaattctcctctctacttatcccacctatactatacttcctgcctggctactggccaatcagcattttatttatcaatcagtcagaccaacacattcacagcaaacagaaagacatccccagcagacaACAGCTTCAGATTTGGTCACTTTGTGAGTTGATAATTCACTTTGGCAGGTAGATTCTGAATGAAAACTGGACAATAAGCTCTGTGACAGTTTCTTCCTCTCTCAACTTGGACAACTAATACTCTGGTTTCTGTGTCTTGCCTTGTATAGAATCTTATCCACTATGGGTAAGACGTATGATTGTACTCACATACTATGGCCACCACACAGGAGAGAAAAGTCATCTTATAGGGTGCTGGCTTCTATTAGAATTGATCCTCGTAGAACCCCCATTCAAGAGACACAAGAGATCTAACCAAAGCTCATTTCGCTTAACTGTAGATGTTCCAAATGTCACAGACAACCTATGCTGATTGCCAAGTAAATTAACAGTCTAGTCTAGATTTAAAGAGATAAaagcactgtacttgcaagtATGCCCTATACCACAGGGAGATGAGAACTAATGATATTATTGAAGACAGGATGCCACATAAACAAATTTCTTTCTAGTTTGCTCTCttaaaaaaacataacaaaataaaatatatgttaaataaaaagcatcatatcaaagttttaaaagacaagccaacagaaaaataaaagagccaaagagaaggcacaagaatcaaagaATCATTTACACATCCAGGAGTCCCATAATAGTACTGAGCTATAAGCTAcagtatatatgcagaggacctggtgcagacttgtgaaggccctgtgcttgctgcttcagtctctttgagttcGTAAGAACTTTGCTCAttgagggccttgttctcctggtgtcctctattccctctgtctccttgactctttctgcctcctcttctgaggggTTCTCTAagctctgaagggagggatttaATGGAAAAATCtgatttagagctgtgtgttccaaggtctgtctctctgtgtaatgtctggctgtgggtctctgtatttgttcccatctgctgcatgaggaagcttctctgatactGGATGAataaggcaccaatctatgagcataATTAAATATCACTAGAAGTCgttttgttgctacttttttTTCCAGACCAGTAGTTTGGTTTGTTTAACTCAGCATATTTTTCATTCCTGAGCTCTAATAGTGACAATAATTCTGCAGCACTTATTCCTGCCCCCTTTTATGGTTGTGtttatttcttaattcttttataaaatgagcataaaagaaaattttgcatttaaatcattttaaatatagaTTATAGTGAAATTAGTCATATTTATACTGCTGTCCAATCATCACCAATATCCATCTCTAGAACCTTTAGAAACTTGGAAATTATCTATTAAACAGATACTCCCTAAAATCACAGCCCAGGACAACCAGCATTCATTAACTGTCTGTGAACTGGTGTGTTCTATGTGCCTTATACACTTCATGTAAAGTGTATCTTATTGTtgctggcttatttcacttaacatgatgttttcaatatttagctaatgtgtttcctctctctctctctctctctctctctctctctctctctctctctctctctctgtgtgtgtgtgtgtgtatgtgtgtgtgtgtgtgtttgtatgtggtttttcgagacagggttctctgtatagcctggctgtcctggaactcactttgtagaccagcctggctttgaactcacagagatccatctgcctctgtctcccaagtgctaggattaaagaagtgtgccaccatgcttgactatgcaaatgttttaattttaaattaaagtacaaa
This sequence is a window from Peromyscus eremicus chromosome 5, PerEre_H2_v1, whole genome shotgun sequence. Protein-coding genes within it:
- the LOC131911510 gene encoding LOW QUALITY PROTEIN: PRELI domain containing protein 3B-like (The sequence of the model RefSeq protein was modified relative to this genomic sequence to represent the inferred CDS: inserted 1 base in 1 codon) — protein: MTIWTSEHIFDHPWEMVTTAAMQKYPKPMNPSVVGVDVLDRHVDPSGKLYSHRLLSXEWGLPSFVKSLIGSARTKTYVQEHSVVDPVRKTMELKSTNISFTNMVSVDKRLTYRPHPQDPEKTVLTQEAIITVKGVSLSSYLEGLMASTISSNANKGQEAMEWVIHKLNAEIEELTASARGSIRTPMAAAAALVEK